One part of the Thermococcus litoralis DSM 5473 genome encodes these proteins:
- a CDS encoding ubiquitin-like small modifier protein 1 translates to MVKVRVFATLRGIVGKSELEVQAETVGELLEKLYNEYSKMKKELEKGAVILVNGKNIEHLEKLNTKLKDEDVVSIFPPVGGG, encoded by the coding sequence ATGGTTAAGGTAAGGGTTTTTGCTACACTCAGGGGCATTGTTGGAAAGAGCGAGCTCGAAGTTCAGGCTGAGACAGTGGGAGAGCTTCTGGAAAAGCTCTATAACGAATATTCCAAAATGAAAAAAGAGCTCGAAAAGGGAGCCGTTATCTTGGTTAACGGAAAAAACATCGAGCACCTTGAGAAGCTTAACACCAAGCTCAAGGACGAAGACGTGGTAAGTATATTCCCTCCAGTGGGAGGCGGTTGA
- a CDS encoding tungsten cofactor oxidoreductase radical SAM maturase produces the protein MHEFHWDNAKILLPKAPDMRYLYIEITNRCNLRCEMCFKQYWEDEEGDMDYNLFLKILDDAKEFPNLKMIYFGGIGEPLVHPRFMDMVKEVKKRGYAVGISTNGFLLTDKLIEELVKLRVDLMYISLDAIPTQPTRLGHIMPSVTVERLKKFAEVKKRENTEIPHVGVEVVLTKENYTQMAELVKYLSRFNIDALLFSNLMPITAEHAEMIIYDGSVDISNALSKLYPQIYRGFPVKVAEFKLRSERHCDFVENNVAVVRWDGEVAPCYRFLHTYPEYIFGREKRVEAYSFGNVREKSLKEIWTSREYTWFRFSVRNSLYPSCTDCPVVDACDYAKGSKMDCWGNVPSCGDCLWARRIVLCPIPREEHGKFW, from the coding sequence ATGCATGAGTTTCATTGGGATAACGCTAAGATTCTGCTTCCTAAAGCTCCAGATATGAGATACCTCTACATTGAAATAACAAACCGATGTAATTTGAGATGTGAGATGTGTTTTAAGCAGTACTGGGAAGATGAAGAGGGCGATATGGACTATAACCTTTTCTTGAAAATTCTAGATGATGCCAAAGAGTTTCCTAACTTAAAGATGATTTACTTTGGTGGCATTGGTGAACCCCTTGTGCATCCCCGTTTTATGGACATGGTAAAAGAGGTAAAAAAGAGGGGATATGCTGTAGGTATTTCAACGAACGGTTTTCTTCTCACGGATAAACTTATTGAAGAGCTTGTAAAGCTCAGAGTTGATTTAATGTATATTTCTCTGGATGCAATCCCAACACAGCCAACGAGATTAGGCCATATAATGCCCAGCGTTACAGTTGAACGGCTCAAAAAGTTTGCCGAGGTAAAGAAGAGGGAAAATACGGAGATTCCGCATGTTGGAGTTGAAGTAGTCTTGACAAAAGAGAACTACACACAAATGGCAGAGCTTGTGAAGTATCTCTCTAGGTTTAACATAGATGCCCTGCTTTTCTCAAACCTAATGCCGATTACAGCAGAGCATGCCGAGATGATAATCTACGACGGGAGTGTCGATATAAGCAATGCACTTTCCAAACTTTATCCCCAGATATATCGTGGATTTCCAGTTAAAGTAGCGGAATTTAAACTTAGAAGTGAAAGACACTGTGACTTTGTTGAAAATAACGTCGCTGTGGTTAGGTGGGATGGAGAAGTTGCACCGTGTTATCGCTTTCTTCATACATACCCGGAATACATTTTCGGAAGGGAAAAAAGGGTGGAAGCTTATTCCTTTGGCAATGTGAGAGAGAAATCTCTGAAAGAAATATGGACGAGCAGAGAATATACGTGGTTCAGGTTTAGTGTTAGAAATTCCCTCTATCCCTCCTGCACAGATTGTCCTGTTGTTGACGCGTGTGATTATGCCAAGGGCTCAAAAATGGACTGCTGGGGAAACGTACCAAGCTGCGGAGATTGTCTGTGGGCGAGGAGAATAGTTCTCTGCCCTATTCCAAGAGAAGAACACGGAAAGTTCTGGTAG